CAGCGATCTCTACAAGACGTTAAGGGAACACAAGACAGGTGCGTGTGCCACAATAAATTACAGATAACGAATTAGTTAACATCATTAATTCATCAGTCAATAGTCAAtagtgtttaaaatatttatatctcaAGAAACCGGTTCCTTTCCGGCTTGTCTATTCaagaattcaaatgaaaagcgaaaaattTCACCTAAGGAAAATGTATTTCACaagaaaattgtttacaatatgcctatatgtatatatgtataaacagACAGAACAATTGATTCCACTCAATTTGTGGCTATGCCAGGCAAATCAATTGAGCACAATTATTGTGCATTTCGCTTATATACACAAAAAGAACAGCAAGCTAAAAATGAagcaatatttcaattaatttgcaagcAATCATTCTCGTTAGCAGAGCTTAACTTATCAGCCTTAAAATGTATACTATATCTATAAAGATTTGTAAATCCGGTCATTGACTTCTGCGCTGCAGacttttataattgtttatttgaacgaatattttgtaatgttttgGGTAGATAAGAGACTAACCATGTGTTGTTAACATTATCTAGCAATCGTATAGCCGGTTTCCACTTATCTATACAGTTGTTCTACACACCTCAAACGCGTCCAATCATTTCTATAATTaatgataattataattactatattGCCATTCGAATGTGTGTgctaaaaaaatgtttcagcATATCATCAGACAGATCTCATTAAAGCATATCAGTAATTATTATCAGGCATTAACAACCCACTAAACAAAAGGGTTGCCTCAAACCCACTCAGTGATTATATGACAGCCAAGTTCAGTTTTATCGATATGATGACTTAACTACCAGTAACTTGGGTACCCTAATATGCATGTTTGTTGATAATCTAATACACAATGTCAAGGCTGTTTTTATGGCTACAGCTGTTTGGGACTTGAGGGAAGAAAccgttttatattttcatatttgtatcAACAGTAAACAagatgaatatttttattgattgtacTAATATCATCTTGTGCTTTCAATATTATAATGAAGAAAGTTGCAAATTGTATTAATGTTGAGCATGTATTTTTacatactttttttatatcaaaCTCATCAATTAGTATATCAGAACTTCTTAAAAATAGCAATTCCCTGAcagacaaattaaatatatttatagaaaatttgtttattaatctgtataactactatatatgtatgtatgttgttctaaaattaagaaatgttCTAAACGAcagatatactatattaatttttttttaaattttattagcaatcggcattattttctttttctttctataattattatattattaattttatataaatttttttgcaGAAACACTTGGAGATAAAATATCCGTGGCATGGAATCGTGAATTACTGAAACAGCAAAAGAACCCCAATAAGAAACCCAGTTTGCTGAGTGCCTTGATTCGGGTTTTTGGCTGGTACTATGGACTACTGGGCTTGGTGCTGTTTCTCCTGGAGCTGGGATTGCGCACAATACAACCATTGTTTCTGTTAAAGCTGATTGCGTACTACACGAATGGCAAGGAATCGATCAATGATGCATATTTCTATGCAGCTGGTGTGATTGCTTGTAGTGCTCTCAACGTGTTCATCATGCATCCCTATATGCTGGGCACTGTTCACATGGGCATGAAGATGCGTGTCGCCTTGAGCAGCATGATTTATCGCAAGGCACTTAAGTTGAGCAAAACAGCACTGGGGGATACAACAGCTGGACACATTGTGAATCTCATATCCAATGATGTAGGTCGATTGGATTTGGCAACGATATTCGTTCACTATCTGTGGGTTGGACCGCTGCAGACGCTCTTTATCACGTACCTGATGTACCTAAAAGTAAGTGgaataaatttgataatgtATTAACTCTTTAGTTATCAACTTATTTAATCCCTTTTGCAGATTGGCATTGCTGCCATCTTTGGTGTCGCCTTTATGCTTGCCTTCATTCCGCTTCAAGCGTGGCTGGGCAAGAAGAGCTCTGCTCTCCGCATGCGCACTGCGCTGCGTACGGATGAACGTGTTAGGATGATGAATGAGATCATTGCCGGCATTCAGGTGATCAAGATGTATGCCTGGGAGTTGCCCTTCGAGCAGCTGGTGGCATTTGCGCGTAAGAAGGAAATCAATGCCATACGACATGTTTCCTACATACGCGGCATCTTGTTGTCCTTCATCATCTTCCTCACGCGTGTCTCCATCTTTCTCAGCCTGGTGGGCTACGTGCTCCTAGGCACTTTTCTCACACCCGAAGTGGCCTTTGTGATCACCGCCTACTATAACATTTTGCGCACCACAATGACTGTGTTCTTTCCCCAAGGCATTTCACAGATGGCCGAGGCATTGATCTCCATCAAGCGTGTGGAGAAGTATATGCTGTACGAGGAGACTGATGTGAGTGACAGATCCGTGGATATGTCGGCAGTGTCGACGCCAGGCACAAATCAAACCACAGTGCAATCGAAACTGGAACAGGAGAAGTTGCTGACGCCAACATCGCTGCAGAACATCAATGAAAACGCCATGTTATCCGAGGCCAAGGTGTCGATCAACAATCTGATGGCCAAATGGGATCCCAACTCACCGGATTACACACTCAATGGCGTCAACTTGCGGGTACAACCGGGCACATTGCTGGGCATAGTGGGACGCACAGGTGCCGGCAAATCGAGTCTCATTCAGGCCATACTGGGAGAACTGCGGGTGGAGTCGGGTGAAATACGTGTCAATGGCAGCTTCTCTTATGCCAGTCAGGAGCCTTGGCTATTCACGGGCACTGTGCGTCAGAATATACTCTTTGGCCAGGAGATGGACAAGAGGCGTTACAATCTGGTTGTAAAGAACTGTGCACTTGAGCGTGACTTTGAGTTGCTTCCCTTTGGCGACAAGACAATTGTGGGAGAACGTGGTGCCTCGTTGTCTGGTGGCCAGAAGGCACGCATCAGCTTGGCACGTGCTGTCTATCGCCAGTCGGCCATCTATCTGCTGGATGATCCCTTGAGCGCGGTGGATACTCATGTGGCGCGTCATTTGTTTGAGAAGTGTATGCGTGGATATTTGCGGGATCGCATTGTCATTCTGGTAACGCATCAGCTGCAGTTCTTGCAGCATGCCGATCAGATTGTCATCATGGACAAGGGACAAGTGAGTGCTGTGGGCACTTACGACTCGTTGCGAGAATCTGGCCTGGACTTTGCAACCATGCTGGCGGAAGAGCACGATGAGCACAACAGCGAAGGATCGCGTTCCAGATCGGGTTCAACTACCGAGCGGAGACGGAACAGTGAACAATCGCTGGTGTCGCTGGCCGATTCCACAGTAGATGAGACAGCTGGCGAGCAGATGCATGTACAGGAGTCACAGGAGCAAGGCGACATTGGCCTGGGACTGTACGCCAAATACTTTAGATCTGGCGGCGGTTTCTTTGCCTTCTTCGTCACAATGGCCTTTTGTGTGTTGACGCAAGTTATGGCCTCGCTGGGTGATTACTTTCTAGCTTATTGGTGAGTGTTTGCAGTAAAGCTTTTAATGAATCAATTATATATGATTGTATTTCCACAGGGTTGCCAAGAAGGGCAGTATACGCAACGAGAACGTTGTTCCACAGGGCAATAACACTTTCGTATTGGAGGCAGATGCGCCCATCGTCAATGACACTTTCACCGTCGCACCAGACACCGCAGACAACTCGCATGTGCTGGAATCTCGTCTTTCCATTTGGTTAAGTGAACTGGGTTGGTCTGTGGATGCAGAAATGCTGGATACATACATCTTTACATTGATTACGATCACAACCATTGCGCTGACTTTAGCACGTTCATTTCTGTTCTTTAATCTGGCCATGAAGGCTTCGACCAAGTTACATAACTCCATGTTTCGTGGTATCTCTCGTGCCGCCATGTATTTCTTCAACACGAATCCTTCGGGACGTATACTTAATCGCTTCTCGAAGGATATGGGTCAGGTGGATGAGATATTGCCCGCTGTGATGATGGATGTCATACAGATCTTTCTCTCGCTCGGCggcattgtcattgtcattgccGTGGTGAATCCCATGTTTCTCATACCCACAATGTTCCTCGTCATCATCTTCTATCAGCTGCGCACGTTTTACCTGAAAACCTCTCGAAATGTCAAGCGCCTGGAAGCCATTAGTAAGTTTAAGCTACTTAATAATTGCATATTGAAATatgcattaatattttatttatttcgcacAGCTCGTTCGCCGATTTACTCGCATATGGCAGCCTCTCTCACGGGTCTGTCGACTATTCGTGCCTTTGGAGCACAGCGTGTGCTTGTGAGTGAGTTTGACAATCATCAGGATTTGCACAACTCGGCGTTTTACATGTTCATCAGCACGTCGCGTGCCTTTGGCTTCTGGCTGGACTGTTTCTGCATTCTCTATATTGCCATCGTCACTTTGAGCTGTTTGTTCTTCCCTCCAGCTAATGGCGGCATGGTTGGTCTCGTCATTACCCAGGTAAAGTAGCAAATATTTGAGATATTTTTCATCTATTTATTACCTACTTATATCCTATTTTAGGCTATGGGTATGACCGGCATGGTGCAGTGGGGTATGCGTCAGTCTGCCGAACTGGAAAATACAATGACGGCCGTGGAACGTGTTGTTGAATACGAGGATATCGAGCCAGAGGGTGCTTTGGAGGCACCAGCTGATAAGAAACCAGCCAAATCGTGGCCAGAACACGGCAAGATCACGTTCGAAGAGCTGAGTCTACGTTATTTCCCCGATCCCAAATCCGAATACGTGCTCAAATCACTCAACTTTGTTATCAAAGCGCGGGAGAAGGTCGGCATTGTAGGTCGCACGGGTGCGGGCAAATCTTCGCTGATTAACGCATTGTTCCGTCTCTCGTACACCGATGGCTCCATTCTGATCGATAAGCGCGACACTCAAGAAATGGGCTTGCATGATCTGCGCAGCAAGATCTCGATAATACCTCAGGAACCTGTCCTTTTCTCGGGCACAATGCGTTACAATTTGGATCCATTCGACGAGTACAGCGATCAGAAGTTATGGTCTTCCTTGGAGGAGGTGAAGCTGAAGGATGTCGTTGCCGACTTGCCCAGTGCTTTGCAAAGCAAGATAACCGAGGGCGGCACCAACTTCAGTGTGGGTCAACGTCAATTGGTGTGCCTGGCTCGCGCAATTCTGCGCGAGAATCGTGTGCTTGTCATGGATGAGGCCACCGCAAATGTGGATCCACAAACTGATGCACTAATCCAAACAACTATTAGGAATAAGTTCAAGGAATGCACAGTCCTCACAATAGCACATCGGCTGCACACTATTATGGACTCGGACAAGGTGCTCGTCATGGATGCCGGTCGCGTCGTTGAGTTTGGCACACCCTACGAGCTGCTCACCTCTGCCGAGACCAAAGTCTTCCACGACATGGTCAAGCAAACTGGCAAAGCAACCTATGAGAATCTGCTGCAGGTTGCCAAGAAGGTGGGTTGGTTTAAAAATTGAGAAATGCATTTCTTATAAttgttacattttattttatttgcaggcATTTGAATCAAACCAACAAACTCGAAAATTATCGTCTTAAGGCGAGCAAATTTAGTATCGTAATCAGgctttatatattgttttatcatttattgtatataatgtCATCAGTTTCCAATTTATCATTATATATTGTCGTAATTTTATGTGTACTTATTATGGAACTATGAGTGTATGTGCCTATGCATTAATTATGCCTACtgataatgtttatttatgtatctTTCTATGTATTTTAAGTGTGTAAATGCGGAGAAATGCAGTGccttacaaaataaatatgtatatcccacttatgtatatatttacacattGATTCCTTTTCATAATTAAGCATTTCCTTTTTTGCAGTTTAAGACCGTTAATAAAACAGTtctatttgaatatattatcaaaaatgttgtattttttagACCATGGACAAcaattgagtttattttttcttacttCCATTAAGCAATTTCCTTTTTGTGTTAAATTAACAAGCGCCCATTCAATtggttatatgtatatttaaaaatgcacatattgaaatacaataatttcgTACGGCTTCCATGGGATTAAGGTTCACTCCACctaattacgtatacgttatgAACGCGCACTTAAATTTATCGATATGGCAACACTGTGCTGCTGAGAGCGATGGCTATCAGCTGTTCGGTCAGCTGCTACCAAATTTTATAGAGAGTACAAATAGTTTTAGTTATGTTGAGAACTGCGAACTGAGGACTTGTTGTCCGCTCCCAAGTTGAATggaaagtttttaatttttgttgtgaacaaaattgttgatatTTAATAGATTGACGAGCAAGCAGCAATCGAAGCGTGactgaaataaatgtaatgcATTTAtctttaatgaaattatgaaaattggGCATCTACTCGTCTTCTATTCTTATCTGAAAATGTGATGTAAATGCGGCAAACGATTCCAAACGTTTCCAAACTTTAACATAACGTTACGTATCtgcatttgtgtttgtgaATTCTGAGAGATCAAATTAATGCTTGTGTATGCGTACTGTATTGTTTTACAGCGCGAAGGCATTCTTTGTAATGCTCTGATTGGACTCCGATCCTAttcaattgattaattttgcAACGGTTTAAAATTACTAATTGAAACGTTTTTGTTTCACCCCAcagaaattgcatttgtttgaaGATGGCAGCTGATAAATTGCCGCCAAATCCGCGCGAGAGTGCAAATTGCATCTCAGCGTTAATGTTCTGGTAAGTCTCAGCATCTAGTTGAAACATATGTTTGATAATTTACATTCAGGAAACTTTCCATAATTGCatcatacatactatataagtCACATTGCTAGCTTGATCTTCATAAATCAAAAGACTGACGTCTCTGACACTCTAGATTTCTTGTCTGTTATCAATGATAAGATAATATgcattatttgtttatcaGTTGTAATTATACAACTATTTTTGGCTCTTCCGCCACTCCAAtctgtaattaaataaaatgttgaacgTTTTCCAGGTCTAATGAAATACATGTCCTTGGTTTACAATTATGTTtcgttgatttgatttttgttatttttacgCAATTACAAAATGACACCTTGCTTACAAGTAATATGccataattacaaatttagattattaaagattattatttatttatttattcttggcaacaaaaataagaaatcttTGTACTTTAGACTCAAATGAAGTATTGAATAATATCctaaaatttgcataatacaatttggttttggtcattaatattttttgaattatttatgcaattttaaactaaaataaatttgttgcataattttaatttgttttgaaatataaatggtttttaataatgacattgttttaaaaactaaaacatggatgttttttaattgtaaaagttttttttaatttttagaactgttattatacattttttttggtcttttatctaatttatttttattgcattcaaaactttttaaagttAAGAGTTCATgttcatttcacatttcataaCTTTCCGaattaattttcatacttttataaatcaattattaatttctaaaGTTGCAATATCAATTTTTCCGATACAGTTTTGCACTGCCCATATTATTTAAGGGACGGAAAACAACATTAGAGCCAAGTGATCTCTATGATGTGCTCCAAGAGCATAAGGGTGACAACTTGGGCGAGAAGGTGTTTCAAGCTTGGCAGGATGAGGCAAAAAAGATCTCGGAGAGAAAGGGTCGCAATCCCAAGAATGGAATTCTGAGGGTGATACTCAAAGTTTTTGGCTGGGAACTTGTGTATACTGGCATACTGATTGCAATACTGGAGATTGGACTGAGGTAagatgtttaataaatttatacatatactatattattatatatattattcatatattatttaacaattagagtttatcatttaattatcaggaaaacaattttttttatgggtTTTTCCTTTGTAAAtgattattcaaattatgtCTGATAAGAACTTGAGTGggccaaaaatataaaattctttacCTTGACTGACTAGCTGATTGAATTATCTACGCACTGCCCCAAAAGCTTAACACATTACACAACATTGTTTATGACTTTTGATAGGGcagaagttatttaatattcaaagtctaattattgaatttaaataaaacaattgaaattagtCTTAGAATGACTGTGGTTTGAATGTTAGTTTAGTTAAGGcgcaaacaataatatttgtattacaaCCATGCCCATCAAAGTCATAAACCAAACacatttaaacattatttaactttaatttttctttacaGGGTAACGACACCTTTGCTGCTGGCCGGATTGATATCGGAGTTCACCCAGCATGGCAATGGAAAGAGTGTGAACGCACAGATCTATGGAGCTTTGCTGGTCGCCTGCACTGTGTTGGGTGTGCTGCTTATCCATCCCTACATGATGCACATGACGCATTTGGCGATGAAGATGCGTGTCGCTGTCAGCTGTGCTATTTATCGCAAGGCGTTACGCCTCAGTCGCACTGCTTTGGGTGGCACCACAACGGGTCAGGTTGTGAATCTGGTATCCAATGATTTGGGTCGCTTCGATCGTGCACTGATTCATCTGCACTACCTGTGGCTGGGACCACTGGAGCTGTTGATTGCCTCGTACTTTATGTATCAGCAAATTGGCGTCTCTTCCCTTTATGGGATTGCCATTCTGATACTTTATCTGCCACTCCAGACCTACCTCAGTAGATTGACCTCAAAACTGAGATTACGCACTGCGTTGATCACCGATCGGAGAGTGAGAATGATGAATGAGATTATTTCCGGCATACAGGTGATCAAGATGTATGCCTGGGAGAAGCCCTTTGAGAAAATGGTGTCCAGCACTCGAGTCAACGAGATGAGCGTGATCCGCAAGGTGAATTACATACGCGGCATACTGCTTTCCTTTGAGATAACGCTCGGCAGGATTGCCATCTTTTCCAGCCTATTGGCATATGTGCTCACGGGTGGCCAACTCACGGCAGAGCGCGCTTTCTGTGTGACTGCATTCTACAATATTCTGCGACGCACCGTGAGCAAATTCTTTCCCAGTGGCATGTCCCAAGTGGCTGAGTTGTTGGTATCCATGCAGCGCATCTCACAGTTCATGATACGCGAGGAGATTGATATACAGCAGCTGGATGATGAGCAGCAGCCAGAGGGGCAGCCCGAGGAGAAGAACCGTCTGATCAATGGACAGTCGCATTCTTCGCCTAGTTCCACCGAGATTTCTGTGGAGCTCAAAGACTTGAAGGCACGCTGGAATGCCGAACACACAGATCCCATATTGGACAACATTAACCTGAAATTACAAGGACCGCAACTGGTGGCAGTCATTGGTCCGGTGGGCTCTGGCAAATCCAGTCTCATCCAAGCCATTCTCGGCGAACTGAGTCCTGAAGCGGGCAACGTTAAGCTCGGTGGACGCATCTCTTATGCGGCTCAAGAACCTTGGCTCTTTAGTGCCACCGTTCGAGAGAATATACTCTTCGGACTGCCTCTAGACAAGCAACGCTATCGCACTGTGGTCAAGATGTGCGCCTTGGAGCGTGACTTTGAGCTGCTGGATCAAGGCGATAAGACGATAGTCGGAGAACGAGGTGCTTCGCTATCAGGCGGACAGAGGGCTCGTATTAGTTTGGCGCGTGCTGTTTACCGCAAGGCGGATATCTATCTGCTGGATGATCCCTTGAGCGCTGTGGACACACATGTGGGTCGCCATCTTTTCGACCACTGCATGCGAGGTTTTCTGCGCAATCAGCTGGTGATCTTGGTAACGCATCAACTGCAGTTCCTGGAGCATGCAGATCAGATTGTCATCATGGACAAGGGCAAGATCACCGACATTGGCACCTACGAACACATGCTCAAGAGTGGACAGGACTTTGCCCAGTTGCTTGCACAGCGGCCACCCGAGGAGGTCGAGGAAGAGACCAAGGTCAAGAAGTCTAAATCAACGGATGACACTAGCTCAAAGGCCAGTTATTCGCGTCACAATAGCATGGAGAGTCGTAACAGTGTCTCCTCAATGGGCTCTAGTGTGGACGACTCGTTAATAGGCAAGGAAGACCAGCCTAAACAGGTGCAGGAATCCCGCTCCGCCGAGAAGATTGGTTGGGACATGTATCAGAAGTACTTTTCCGCTGGCTGCAGTTGGTTCATGCTCATCATAGTCCTCTTCTTGTGCATTGGTACCCAGGTAATGGCATCCTGGGGTGACTACTTCCTTTCCTACTGGTAAGTCACAATCAAAGTTGGTGACAACTTTAGGGTCTTTTATATCGCTAACTGTATGTTCAAGAGCTATCAAAAAACTCTTGAATGAACCTCCAAAGTAACATGGTTTAATTATAAGTCTGTCCGCtcactgttgttgtgtttatcTTTAAGATTAGGCGCCCTAAAACTACTGAAACCACTGACAACACGCTAAGCTAATTTTAGAAATTGACACATTGCCCATAAATAGGGAATTACATGACTTCGTTTTATCTtacttttatcttttttataCCAAAGCTGTTTGTTTACTAAATCTGTTCATCGCTTTGCAGGGTGAAGAACAACTCGACCTCCGAGCTGGACATCTACTACTTTACCGCTATCAATGTGGCGCTGATCTTATTCGTCATGCTGCGCACTCTGCTCTTCTTCAGCATGGCAATGCATTCATCCACCGAGCTACACAACTCGATGTTCCGCGGCATAACACATGCTGCCATGTACTTCTTCAACACGAATCCATCGGGTCGGATATTGAATCGTTTCGCCATGGACTTGGGTCAAGTGGATGAAGTGCTGCCCGCTGTGATGCTGgattgcatacaaatttttcTCACGATGACTGGCATTAtcagtgtgttgtgtgtatcaAATCCCTGGTATCTGATCAATACGATTGCCATGTTCATCGCCTTCCACTATCTGCGCAACTTTTACCTAAGCACCTCCCGGGATGTGAAGCGTCTCGAGGCTGTTGCTCGCTCTCCGATGTACTCGCACTTTGGCGGTACTTTGACGGGTTTGCCTACAATACGTGCGATGCGTGCTCAAAAGATGTTGACGGCAGAGTATGATCAGTATCAAGATAATCATTCCATTGGCTACTATACAT
This window of the Drosophila albomicans strain 15112-1751.03 chromosome 2L, ASM965048v2, whole genome shotgun sequence genome carries:
- the LOC117565600 gene encoding probable multidrug resistance-associated protein lethal(2)03659, which produces MQSLKTTDLPENPREHANFISAICFWFTMPTFLKGRKKVLETSDLYKTLREHKTETLGDKISVAWNRELLKQQKNPNKKPSLLSALIRVFGWYYGLLGLVLFLLELGLRTIQPLFLLKLIAYYTNGKESINDAYFYAAGVIACSALNVFIMHPYMLGTVHMGMKMRVALSSMIYRKALKLSKTALGDTTAGHIVNLISNDVGRLDLATIFVHYLWVGPLQTLFITYLMYLKIGIAAIFGVAFMLAFIPLQAWLGKKSSALRMRTALRTDERVRMMNEIIAGIQVIKMYAWELPFEQLVAFARKKEINAIRHVSYIRGILLSFIIFLTRVSIFLSLVGYVLLGTFLTPEVAFVITAYYNILRTTMTVFFPQGISQMAEALISIKRVEKYMLYEETDVSDRSVDMSAVSTPGTNQTTVQSKLEQEKLLTPTSLQNINENAMLSEAKVSINNLMAKWDPNSPDYTLNGVNLRVQPGTLLGIVGRTGAGKSSLIQAILGELRVESGEIRVNGSFSYASQEPWLFTGTVRQNILFGQEMDKRRYNLVVKNCALERDFELLPFGDKTIVGERGASLSGGQKARISLARAVYRQSAIYLLDDPLSAVDTHVARHLFEKCMRGYLRDRIVILVTHQLQFLQHADQIVIMDKGQVSAVGTYDSLRESGLDFATMLAEEHDEHNSEGSRSRSGSTTERRRNSEQSLVSLADSTVDETAGEQMHVQESQEQGDIGLGLYAKYFRSGGGFFAFFVTMAFCVLTQVMASLGDYFLAYWVAKKGSIRNENVVPQGNNTFVLEADAPIVNDTFTVAPDTADNSHVLESRLSIWLSELGWSVDAEMLDTYIFTLITITTIALTLARSFLFFNLAMKASTKLHNSMFRGISRAAMYFFNTNPSGRILNRFSKDMGQVDEILPAVMMDVIQIFLSLGGIVIVIAVVNPMFLIPTMFLVIIFYQLRTFYLKTSRNVKRLEAITRSPIYSHMAASLTGLSTIRAFGAQRVLVSEFDNHQDLHNSAFYMFISTSRAFGFWLDCFCILYIAIVTLSCLFFPPANGGMVGLVITQAMGMTGMVQWGMRQSAELENTMTAVERVVEYEDIEPEGALEAPADKKPAKSWPEHGKITFEELSLRYFPDPKSEYVLKSLNFVIKAREKVGIVGRTGAGKSSLINALFRLSYTDGSILIDKRDTQEMGLHDLRSKISIIPQEPVLFSGTMRYNLDPFDEYSDQKLWSSLEEVKLKDVVADLPSALQSKITEGGTNFSVGQRQLVCLARAILRENRVLVMDEATANVDPQTDALIQTTIRNKFKECTVLTIAHRLHTIMDSDKVLVMDAGRVVEFGTPYELLTSAETKVFHDMVKQTGKATYENLLQVAKKAFESNQQTRKLSS
- the LOC117565601 gene encoding probable multidrug resistance-associated protein lethal(2)03659; protein product: MAADKLPPNPRESANCISALMFCFALPILFKGRKTTLEPSDLYDVLQEHKGDNLGEKVFQAWQDEAKKISERKGRNPKNGILRVILKVFGWELVYTGILIAILEIGLRVTTPLLLAGLISEFTQHGNGKSVNAQIYGALLVACTVLGVLLIHPYMMHMTHLAMKMRVAVSCAIYRKALRLSRTALGGTTTGQVVNLVSNDLGRFDRALIHLHYLWLGPLELLIASYFMYQQIGVSSLYGIAILILYLPLQTYLSRLTSKLRLRTALITDRRVRMMNEIISGIQVIKMYAWEKPFEKMVSSTRVNEMSVIRKVNYIRGILLSFEITLGRIAIFSSLLAYVLTGGQLTAERAFCVTAFYNILRRTVSKFFPSGMSQVAELLVSMQRISQFMIREEIDIQQLDDEQQPEGQPEEKNRLINGQSHSSPSSTEISVELKDLKARWNAEHTDPILDNINLKLQGPQLVAVIGPVGSGKSSLIQAILGELSPEAGNVKLGGRISYAAQEPWLFSATVRENILFGLPLDKQRYRTVVKMCALERDFELLDQGDKTIVGERGASLSGGQRARISLARAVYRKADIYLLDDPLSAVDTHVGRHLFDHCMRGFLRNQLVILVTHQLQFLEHADQIVIMDKGKITDIGTYEHMLKSGQDFAQLLAQRPPEEVEEETKVKKSKSTDDTSSKASYSRHNSMESRNSVSSMGSSVDDSLIGKEDQPKQVQESRSAEKIGWDMYQKYFSAGCSWFMLIIVLFLCIGTQVMASWGDYFLSYWVKNNSTSELDIYYFTAINVALILFVMLRTLLFFSMAMHSSTELHNSMFRGITHAAMYFFNTNPSGRILNRFAMDLGQVDEVLPAVMLDCIQIFLTMTGIISVLCVSNPWYLINTIAMFIAFHYLRNFYLSTSRDVKRLEAVARSPMYSHFGGTLTGLPTIRAMRAQKMLTAEYDQYQDNHSIGYYTFLSTSRAFGYYLDLFCVVYVLIIILNNFFYPPDNPGQIGLAITQAMSMTGTVQWGMRQSAELENSMTSVERVMEYRNLKAEGDFTSPAGKKPPASWPEAGEIVADDLSLRYEPDPQSPYVLKSLNFIIQPCEKVGIVGRTGAGKSSLINALFRLSYNDGSILIDKRDTEELGLYDLRSKISIIPQEPVLFSGTVRYNLDPFEQYPDQKLWQALEDVHLKDEVSELPMGLLGNISEGGSNFSVGQRQLVCLARAILRENRVLVMDEATANVDPQTDALIQTTIRNKFKDCTVLTIAHRLHTIMDSDKVMVLDAGHVVEFGAPYELLTASQTNVFHSMVMQTGKSTFDHLLKIAEQAYDKNKVEKSE